The Chitinophaga flava genome has a segment encoding these proteins:
- a CDS encoding SDR family oxidoreductase, with translation MYEVPYHKEELSQYSFLVTGGAGFIGSNLVEYLMKYKAKKVRVLDNFATGIRENIAPFLTDPAFELIEGDIRNLDDCRRAVEGMDYVSHQAALGSVPRSINDPITTNEVNISGFLNMLVAARDAGVKRFVYAASSSTYGDHPGLPKVEELIGNPLSPYAVTKYVNELYANVFSRVYDFHAIGLRYFNVFGPRQNPRGPYAAVIPLFMEAAIRNEAPVINGDGETSRDFTFVENAVQANVKALLADNIRQSEIVNIAAGERTTLNQLWQHICAIGGIDIKPGYQPERKGDVKHSLANISKAGQLIGYQPAFTVLQGLHIAMDWYRNNTV, from the coding sequence ATGTACGAAGTACCTTATCATAAGGAAGAACTGTCTCAATACAGTTTCCTCGTCACCGGGGGAGCCGGTTTCATCGGCTCCAACCTGGTGGAATACCTGATGAAATACAAAGCGAAGAAAGTAAGGGTGCTGGATAATTTTGCTACCGGCATCCGGGAAAATATCGCCCCGTTCCTTACTGATCCTGCATTTGAGCTGATAGAAGGAGATATCCGTAACCTGGATGACTGCCGCAGGGCCGTTGAAGGAATGGATTACGTCTCCCATCAGGCGGCGCTAGGATCTGTACCACGCTCTATCAACGACCCGATTACCACCAATGAAGTCAATATCAGTGGTTTTCTTAATATGCTGGTAGCAGCAAGGGATGCAGGGGTGAAACGTTTCGTATATGCGGCCAGTTCCAGCACCTATGGCGATCATCCTGGTCTGCCTAAAGTAGAGGAGCTGATAGGTAATCCTTTATCGCCTTACGCCGTTACCAAATATGTAAACGAGCTGTATGCAAACGTATTCTCCAGAGTATACGATTTTCATGCAATAGGACTGCGGTATTTCAATGTATTCGGTCCCCGCCAGAATCCACGCGGGCCCTATGCTGCCGTGATTCCTTTGTTCATGGAAGCGGCTATCCGTAACGAAGCACCGGTGATTAACGGTGACGGGGAAACGAGCAGGGACTTCACTTTTGTGGAGAACGCCGTACAAGCTAATGTGAAAGCCTTGCTGGCAGACAATATCCGGCAAAGTGAAATCGTCAACATTGCCGCCGGTGAACGTACCACCCTCAACCAGTTATGGCAACATATCTGTGCTATCGGTGGTATCGATATAAAACCAGGCTATCAGCCGGAACGCAAAGGTGACGTGAAACACAGCCTGGCCAATATCAGCAAGGCCGGTCAGTTGATCGGATACCAGCCTGCCTTCACCGTACTGCAAGGGCTGCACATAGCAATGGACTGGTACCGCAACAATACAGTGTAA
- a CDS encoding glycosyltransferase: MRVLTIVSKLDMGGIEKTLLSCLPYLNNAAIRLTVCCYAKGGLLEQQYKETGAEIIYFKRSRIPFNDAVQLYKILKEGKYDVVHSRFGFTSGAFALACKWLSIPFIVSVHSERYFAKPKRENSFILSAATRAYLALHKQLTLRYATRIIGHSKTNLQYYTANRPASDKFQLIYNGIDFSKLAGNSPELGDEVAQFVADSNCTFLHIGSFREPKNHLYLIDCFKSLNPIKEKYKLILVGNGSLFEQVKRKVALEGLESCVFFAGVDQNITKYLLIADLFFFPSIYEGLGNVLIEAQFMKVPVCASGLQPHHEATHEYYHQYFFDPYDVADGSNKLKNIIRHIRTNSIGEDVTVRAQQFVMENFTIERMAGNLATVYKTIGHQ, from the coding sequence ATGAGAGTATTGACCATCGTAAGTAAACTGGATATGGGAGGCATCGAAAAAACATTGCTTTCATGCCTGCCCTATCTCAATAACGCTGCCATCCGGCTCACCGTTTGCTGTTATGCAAAGGGTGGGCTGCTGGAACAGCAGTATAAAGAAACCGGTGCAGAAATCATTTATTTCAAAAGAAGCAGGATACCCTTCAACGATGCCGTACAACTCTACAAAATCCTGAAAGAAGGAAAGTATGATGTAGTACACAGCAGGTTTGGTTTTACTTCGGGTGCCTTTGCACTGGCCTGCAAATGGTTGTCTATACCATTTATCGTGTCGGTACACAGCGAACGTTATTTCGCCAAACCTAAAAGGGAAAATTCGTTTATTCTGTCTGCCGCCACCAGGGCTTATCTGGCATTGCACAAACAACTAACGTTGCGTTATGCCACCAGAATCATCGGACATTCAAAAACAAACCTGCAATACTATACGGCCAACAGGCCCGCATCCGATAAGTTTCAGCTGATATACAACGGCATCGATTTCTCGAAACTGGCAGGCAACTCGCCGGAACTCGGCGATGAAGTGGCACAGTTTGTGGCAGATAGCAACTGCACCTTCCTGCATATCGGCAGTTTCAGGGAACCTAAAAATCATCTTTATCTGATCGATTGTTTTAAATCCCTGAACCCGATAAAGGAAAAATATAAACTGATACTCGTCGGCAACGGCTCTCTGTTTGAACAGGTGAAACGAAAAGTGGCCCTGGAAGGACTCGAAAGCTGTGTATTCTTCGCCGGTGTAGATCAGAATATCACTAAATACCTGCTGATAGCTGACCTGTTTTTCTTCCCTTCTATTTACGAAGGATTAGGAAATGTACTGATAGAAGCTCAATTCATGAAAGTACCGGTATGTGCTTCGGGCTTGCAGCCACATCATGAAGCCACGCACGAATACTATCATCAGTATTTCTTTGACCCGTATGATGTAGCAGATGGTAGCAATAAACTGAAAAACATTATTCGCCATATTCGTACCAACAGCATTGGAGAAGACGTAACAGTGCGGGCGCAACAATTTGTAATGGAAAATTTTACCATCGAACGGATGGCGGGAAACCTGGCAACAGTGTATAAGACAATAGGCCATCAATAA
- a CDS encoding flippase, whose protein sequence is MPKNSFIKDLASVFTSRVASLVLGLGTSIVTARYLGPEGNGISAALLVYPSLFMAIGALGVQQSTTYFVGQEKYDIKEVYGAVLATWIFTSLFGIISSFLLIKYFTKGDYPNILIFWALAAIPFSLYTTYSSGIFLGQQNVKAFNRINWVPAIINLVFTFLLTGIFHFGVAGSMAATFLGVFFLSFLVVVNIRKIIPVRPRFNGKIIKGLLSLGVIYAGTTLIASLNYKVDVVLLEKWSNAYELGIYSKGAVLVEMLWQIPAILSTIIFSRSAGAKDPGEFSLKVCRLLRFALILILVIAIAFYCLSDFVIGLMYGPAFAESSKVLKILMPGVLLMIIYKVLYMDIAGKGKPWMSMEAMIPAVIANVLLNYWWIPRYGASGSAMASTVSYSIAALVFLVLYSVHTRIPVKQIFTYTREDKAFAMAIVTKFRKKISK, encoded by the coding sequence GTGCCTAAGAATTCTTTTATCAAAGACCTTGCTAGTGTATTCACCAGCAGAGTGGCTTCTCTTGTACTGGGATTGGGTACCTCTATCGTTACGGCGAGGTATCTGGGTCCTGAAGGCAACGGGATAAGCGCCGCACTACTGGTATATCCGAGCCTTTTTATGGCCATCGGTGCACTGGGTGTACAACAGTCCACCACCTACTTCGTCGGACAGGAAAAATATGATATCAAGGAGGTATATGGCGCCGTACTGGCTACATGGATCTTCACCAGCCTTTTCGGTATCATCAGCAGCTTCCTGCTGATCAAATACTTCACCAAAGGCGACTATCCGAATATCCTTATTTTCTGGGCGTTGGCAGCGATTCCTTTTTCGCTGTATACTACCTACAGCTCCGGTATCTTTCTCGGACAACAGAATGTGAAAGCCTTCAACCGGATCAACTGGGTACCGGCTATTATCAATCTGGTATTTACTTTTTTGCTCACCGGTATTTTTCACTTCGGCGTGGCAGGCTCTATGGCGGCCACTTTCCTGGGGGTATTCTTTCTGTCGTTTTTGGTGGTGGTGAATATCCGGAAAATCATTCCGGTAAGACCCCGCTTCAATGGAAAAATTATCAAAGGGCTGCTAAGTTTAGGCGTGATCTATGCCGGCACTACACTGATCGCCAGTCTCAACTACAAGGTAGATGTGGTGCTGCTGGAAAAATGGTCCAATGCCTATGAGCTGGGGATCTATTCCAAAGGTGCAGTGCTGGTGGAGATGTTGTGGCAGATACCGGCTATTCTGAGCACCATCATTTTCTCGCGAAGTGCTGGTGCAAAAGATCCGGGGGAGTTTTCGCTCAAAGTATGCCGCCTGCTGCGTTTTGCGCTCATTCTCATTCTTGTGATCGCAATCGCTTTTTATTGCCTGTCGGATTTTGTGATTGGCCTGATGTATGGCCCTGCTTTTGCAGAAAGCTCTAAAGTGCTGAAAATACTGATGCCGGGCGTATTGTTGATGATCATCTACAAAGTGTTGTATATGGACATCGCAGGTAAAGGAAAGCCCTGGATGTCGATGGAAGCAATGATTCCCGCTGTAATTGCGAATGTACTACTCAATTACTGGTGGATACCCAGGTATGGCGCCAGCGGCTCTGCTATGGCTTCTACGGTAAGTTATTCCATCGCAGCGCTGGTATTCCTGGTACTGTATTCGGTACATACACGTATTCCTGTAAAACAAATATTTACATATACGAGGGAAGACAAAGCATTTGCAATGGCTATTGTAACAAAGTTCAGGAAGAAAATTTCAAAATAG